From a single Actinomyces viscosus genomic region:
- a CDS encoding nucleotidyltransferase family protein, whose amino-acid sequence METLDVDRVRLDALCRHFGIARLDVFGSVARGEDRPGSDVDLLYELAQGRSLGWEIEDLSQDLADLFGRPVDLVSRSALHPLIREQVLADAEPFYDAA is encoded by the coding sequence ATGGAGACCCTAGACGTCGACCGAGTGAGGCTTGATGCACTGTGTCGTCATTTCGGGATTGCGCGCCTCGATGTCTTCGGATCGGTCGCCCGTGGTGAGGATCGCCCGGGAAGCGACGTCGATCTTCTTTACGAACTTGCTCAGGGGCGGTCGCTCGGCTGGGAGATCGAGGACCTGTCTCAGGACCTAGCCGACCTGTTCGGGCGTCCAGTCGACCTGGTGTCGCGGTCTGCTTTGCACCCGCTGATTCGTGAACAGGTCCTTGCGGACGCGGAGCCATTTTATGACGCGGCCTGA
- a CDS encoding HepT-like ribonuclease domain-containing protein — protein sequence MTRPEYLYLREMRDAVTRIIALVDGVSVGTDLEDDWVKADALSWNFTVLGEAAAKLPEKFRSGHPEVIWRRPIGLRNRVVHGYWSIDVDILVTTARNDLPELGRQLDALLSNMEP from the coding sequence ATGACGCGGCCTGAGTATCTGTATCTGCGAGAGATGCGGGATGCGGTCACTCGCATCATCGCTCTCGTTGATGGTGTCTCGGTGGGGACTGATCTCGAGGATGACTGGGTGAAGGCTGATGCTCTGTCCTGGAACTTCACTGTTCTCGGGGAAGCTGCTGCGAAACTACCCGAGAAGTTCCGCTCGGGCCATCCGGAGGTTATCTGGCGTCGCCCCATCGGCTTGCGCAATCGAGTCGTGCACGGTTACTGGTCAATCGATGTCGACATCCTGGTGACGACAGCGCGCAACGACCTTCCTGAACTTGGCCGGCAACTCGATGCCTTGCTGTCCAACATGGAACCTTAA